A window from Candidatus Nitrospira neomarina encodes these proteins:
- a CDS encoding SET domain-containing protein, whose product MEVKPSGIEGRGLFTKVPLRSRQKIGEYEGERITQREGRRRAKTQKWIAIVEVNNGKSIDGAAETTGFRFINHSCTPNTFMRIIGERAEFYALHPIKAGAELTLDYGDSHHNGELPCTCGSLTCRRFL is encoded by the coding sequence ATGGAAGTCAAACCCAGTGGCATTGAGGGCCGAGGCTTATTCACCAAAGTGCCATTGCGATCCAGACAAAAAATCGGAGAGTATGAAGGAGAACGCATTACCCAACGAGAAGGACGAAGGCGCGCCAAAACTCAAAAGTGGATTGCCATCGTCGAAGTGAATAATGGGAAGTCGATCGATGGGGCAGCAGAGACAACAGGATTCCGGTTCATCAACCATTCCTGCACACCCAATACCTTTATGCGGATCATAGGTGAACGGGCAGAGTTTTATGCCTTGCACCCGATCAAGGCCGGAGCCGAACTCACGCTCGATTATGGCGACTCGCACCATAACGGGGAACTGCCCTGTACGTGTGGAAGCCTAACATGTCGAAGATTTCTTTAG
- a CDS encoding glycosyltransferase: MGASTAIRRCTPTEIGGFEKLSDYLTEDYEMGRLICHRGQPMIILPYLVETIVDLQTPRAWWNHWIRMGQSQRAVRPMALFDTVFFKPISFACLYVLLSGGSRVGMSHRGDPPHDDRDYSERLASRSRGTSKFMVIAHPRYCGTGTMGSGLYPTNHKLATRNMYAAGQWPVSRRGGD; the protein is encoded by the coding sequence GTGGGAGCGTCCACTGCCATACGGCGCTGCACTCCTACAGAAATTGGAGGATTTGAAAAACTGTCAGATTACCTCACGGAAGATTATGAAATGGGTCGTCTGATCTGTCACAGAGGACAACCAATGATCATTCTCCCGTATCTGGTGGAGACCATTGTCGACCTTCAAACCCCACGCGCATGGTGGAACCACTGGATCCGCATGGGTCAATCCCAACGCGCTGTTCGCCCGATGGCCCTGTTTGACACCGTGTTTTTTAAACCTATTTCCTTCGCCTGTCTCTATGTCCTTCTCTCCGGTGGGTCCCGGGTGGGGATGTCTCACCGTGGCGATCCGCCTCATGACGACAGGGATTATTCTGAAAGGCTGGCTTCAAGATCGAGAGGGACTTCTAAGTTTATGGTTATTGCCCATCCGAGATATTGCGGCACTGGCACCATGGGCAGTGGCCTATATCCAACGAACCATAAACTGGCGACACGCAACATGTATGCTGCCGGTCAATGGCCGGTAAGTCGCAGAGGGGGTGATTGA
- a CDS encoding LTA synthase family protein, producing the protein MNRFLGPHEFFPLFKHPRSLAYLLSWWAVILIGIQQAERWFLLPYVIAKEPPTISLLGKTLLLGVLSDGVTASAGILLAMILALSGIPLCLFMERPPGSKCLISIYRRTLQWALILLGALFLMSAMVDASYYRMFHHHLNFPFFEYVDEAFQASRHHTESQGSNQTIAELAEAGSWLRYLITYFLLLALTILTGIWGMNRLWSHSIFAYAQTTHFQFRAVLFAVPFALGAAAWSPLLPEAFTLQIESPAYHNLAQNPILSASRPLQEYLRSQGMWTPAQLSRPMSANKALTVTHQILAPSAIWPSTQFPLIKEQSTFPSFMFPSRVNILLLLVEGLDRRFLGKILSLSNPAQERTNLPSRISLTPFLNSLRQDSVYFEHFFSNGVQTTRGLLATLCSVFPRQGTAVIKTRNTHEYLCFPSVLQKAGYRTEMMMGLDSDIPGSRTFLARNGIEQISGGQDFPAGVERMGIGLTDGALLDGLYQRVAELQQQPDPYFLAALTTGTHHPFTIPLRHPEVRALKDQPDPYLAALRNFDLEFSRVFAHLKRDGLLTNTILFVLGDHGRHEAVGFTEGERVAGHFSIPLFIWMDEALRTQLQIVPHTVTTVASQVDIAPTILSLTGLTPNLTPFMGRDLTCLLIKNCLSDNLAYLSNMYDDAIGLADHQGIWWYAFDTGLLNHTDLDLQTPVMHPSLDEIEAAHAYRSMIGLYLTANTLIEYNRIWSRGKIDSPFTPTGTLHSVSPTRVPASTPGETPLLQYE; encoded by the coding sequence ATGAATCGTTTCCTTGGCCCACATGAATTTTTCCCGCTTTTCAAGCATCCCCGGTCGCTCGCTTATCTATTGAGCTGGTGGGCGGTGATTCTTATCGGCATCCAACAAGCCGAACGGTGGTTTCTTCTTCCTTACGTCATAGCAAAAGAACCACCGACAATCAGTCTCTTGGGCAAGACTCTCCTCTTGGGGGTCCTCAGTGATGGCGTGACGGCAAGTGCGGGAATTCTTCTGGCTATGATCCTCGCTCTATCTGGTATACCCTTATGCTTGTTTATGGAAAGACCTCCTGGCTCGAAATGTTTGATTTCCATCTATCGACGGACACTTCAGTGGGCTCTCATACTATTAGGTGCATTGTTCTTAATGAGCGCCATGGTGGATGCTTCATACTATCGTATGTTTCACCATCACCTGAATTTTCCATTTTTTGAATACGTGGATGAAGCCTTCCAAGCCAGCCGGCACCATACGGAATCTCAGGGCTCCAACCAAACCATCGCGGAATTGGCTGAAGCCGGGAGTTGGCTTCGATATCTCATCACATATTTCCTTCTCCTCGCTTTGACCATCCTGACAGGAATCTGGGGAATGAATCGCCTCTGGTCTCATTCGATATTCGCCTACGCACAAACCACTCACTTTCAGTTCCGAGCAGTCCTGTTTGCCGTTCCATTTGCCCTTGGGGCTGCCGCATGGAGTCCCTTGCTTCCAGAGGCCTTTACCCTGCAAATTGAAAGTCCGGCCTATCATAACTTAGCTCAAAATCCAATCCTCTCCGCCTCACGCCCACTTCAAGAATACCTCCGATCCCAAGGGATGTGGACACCGGCGCAGCTTTCCCGACCCATGAGTGCGAACAAGGCACTAACCGTCACCCATCAGATTCTCGCTCCATCGGCAATATGGCCATCCACTCAATTTCCCCTGATCAAAGAACAATCCACCTTCCCGTCATTCATGTTTCCCTCACGAGTGAATATCCTTTTATTGTTGGTTGAAGGCCTCGATCGACGTTTTCTTGGAAAAATCCTATCCCTTTCGAATCCGGCACAGGAGCGAACGAACCTTCCCTCAAGAATCTCTCTCACTCCATTTCTTAATTCTCTGCGGCAAGACAGTGTGTATTTTGAACATTTTTTCAGCAATGGGGTGCAAACCACCCGAGGCCTCCTAGCCACCCTATGCTCAGTGTTCCCGAGGCAGGGAACCGCCGTCATCAAGACACGCAATACGCATGAGTATCTCTGCTTTCCCTCTGTGCTCCAGAAGGCCGGGTACCGGACAGAAATGATGATGGGCCTCGATAGCGATATTCCAGGTTCACGTACATTTTTAGCCAGAAATGGAATCGAGCAGATCTCCGGTGGTCAGGATTTTCCCGCGGGTGTGGAGCGAATGGGCATCGGCCTCACGGACGGCGCCTTGCTTGATGGCCTGTACCAACGAGTCGCCGAATTGCAGCAGCAGCCCGACCCCTATTTCCTTGCTGCCCTCACAACCGGGACCCATCATCCTTTTACGATTCCCTTGCGGCACCCTGAAGTTCGGGCATTAAAAGATCAGCCTGATCCCTATCTGGCAGCTCTTCGAAATTTTGATCTTGAATTTTCGCGGGTGTTTGCCCATCTCAAACGTGACGGGCTGCTGACCAACACCATACTCTTCGTCCTGGGAGACCATGGCCGACATGAAGCCGTAGGCTTCACGGAAGGCGAACGTGTGGCAGGACATTTTTCGATCCCTCTGTTCATCTGGATGGATGAGGCGCTCAGAACTCAACTCCAGATCGTGCCCCATACCGTGACAACCGTTGCCAGTCAGGTAGATATCGCACCGACGATATTGTCCCTCACTGGTCTCACACCGAACCTCACCCCTTTCATGGGAAGAGATTTGACTTGCCTCCTCATCAAGAACTGTTTGTCGGACAACCTGGCGTATCTCAGCAATATGTATGATGATGCGATTGGACTAGCCGATCATCAAGGGATCTGGTGGTATGCGTTCGATACCGGATTGCTCAACCATACCGATCTGGATCTGCAGACACCCGTCATGCACCCTTCCCTTGATGAAATTGAAGCGGCGCACGCTTACCGTTCCATGATCGGTCTCTATCTCACCGCCAATACCCTCATCGAATACAATCGGATCTGGTCGCGTGGAAAAATCGACTCACCATTCACCCCAACCGGAACTTTGCATTCCGTATCTCCAACTCGTGTCCCTGCCTCAACCCCTGGTGAAACCCCTCTTCTCCAATATGAATGA
- a CDS encoding BamA/TamA family outer membrane protein, which yields MIFVECGAVFSPETSLGRNAPETEQASQERQERFKYDPDFPVQGTEGQRGEAKQEKAKEEAIRSLPTKGEFTVFPVPAFSYSRNEGAYYGFLVPMLRSNVNGHLEDIIAPQYLHNKYIGETLTMNYYGYPSDTTQYRAILSYSTKVQRDIDLSYKNVGAGGGRYILAGQGSWFKNPFRRFFGIGSQTNESDETSYTSKEILVDLTAGIHLAQDIALMWSERYHQVRVDDGIINTLPTIQEDFPNTNGIDGADILGHKLTFRYDTRDRQLISTQGTYLNVSVEWNQNFKQHPVTDWWRTTIDARHLVPHFHNRLVFVSHLYADTVNGGTPPFYEQPTLGGEDSLRAFGRSRFIDSTALVINLEERVLIRQQKIFGYLLDFQVAPFIDIGRVGSHFSSNTILHPQVNPGIGFRFLARPHIVGRVDVAYGKDGANVFAGLDYPF from the coding sequence ATGATTTTTGTGGAGTGCGGAGCGGTGTTTTCCCCGGAAACCTCCCTGGGGCGAAACGCTCCCGAGACCGAGCAGGCTTCTCAAGAGCGGCAGGAACGATTCAAATATGACCCGGATTTTCCAGTACAGGGTACGGAAGGACAGAGAGGGGAAGCGAAACAGGAAAAAGCCAAAGAGGAAGCGATCAGGTCCCTTCCGACCAAGGGAGAATTTACGGTGTTTCCCGTCCCGGCTTTCTCCTATAGCCGCAATGAAGGGGCCTATTACGGTTTCCTCGTCCCGATGCTCCGATCAAATGTGAACGGCCATTTGGAAGACATTATTGCTCCCCAATATTTGCATAATAAATATATCGGGGAAACATTGACCATGAACTACTATGGATATCCGTCTGATACCACGCAATACCGGGCGATCCTGTCCTACTCCACCAAGGTTCAGCGTGACATCGATCTGTCTTACAAAAATGTTGGGGCAGGAGGGGGGCGGTATATCCTGGCGGGACAGGGCTCCTGGTTTAAAAATCCCTTCCGACGATTTTTTGGAATCGGGAGCCAAACGAATGAATCCGATGAAACCTCTTATACTTCAAAGGAAATACTGGTGGATCTCACTGCCGGGATCCATTTGGCTCAGGATATTGCCCTTATGTGGAGCGAGCGGTACCACCAAGTACGCGTCGACGATGGAATCATCAATACGCTTCCTACCATTCAAGAGGATTTTCCAAACACTAACGGCATTGACGGAGCAGATATTCTGGGACATAAACTGACATTTCGTTATGACACAAGGGACCGCCAATTGATCTCCACGCAGGGAACCTATTTGAACGTTTCCGTCGAATGGAATCAGAATTTCAAACAACATCCTGTGACGGACTGGTGGCGAACCACCATTGATGCCCGCCATCTTGTCCCACATTTCCATAACCGTCTGGTTTTTGTTTCCCATTTGTACGCCGACACCGTCAATGGGGGAACACCCCCCTTTTATGAACAACCGACCTTGGGGGGAGAGGATTCCCTTCGAGCCTTTGGAAGAAGCCGATTCATCGACTCCACCGCCCTGGTGATCAATCTGGAAGAGCGGGTGCTGATTCGACAACAAAAAATTTTCGGATATCTCCTGGACTTCCAAGTCGCGCCATTCATTGATATCGGTCGTGTAGGATCCCATTTTAGTAGCAACACCATCCTTCATCCTCAGGTCAATCCTGGGATAGGATTCCGGTTCCTAGCCCGCCCCCATATCGTGGGTCGGGTTGATGTGGCGTATGGGAAGGATGGAGCCAATGTGTTTGCCGGATTGGATTATCCCTTTTAA
- a CDS encoding ankyrin repeat domain-containing protein, with protein sequence MNRYSYRLAYLGMALMLSGCSLSYFNAATNGDTEKVLALLKDGIDVNTTFPIVRTHALMVAAAFGHVDTVSALIERGADVNAKDLTGWTPLHAAAFKGNMQIVRLLLEKGAVAEPSTWFLESPWVMAEELGYLVIVPILKQAEWQTVASPLPCIPEDFVTNNALMTASSQHVC encoded by the coding sequence ATGAACAGATACAGTTATCGTCTTGCCTACCTGGGCATGGCCTTGATGCTTTCAGGATGCTCCTTGTCGTATTTTAACGCCGCCACCAACGGCGACACGGAAAAAGTGTTGGCCCTCCTCAAGGATGGAATCGATGTCAACACCACCTTTCCCATTGTCAGGACCCACGCACTGATGGTCGCGGCCGCATTCGGTCATGTGGACACAGTCAGCGCGCTTATTGAAAGGGGAGCAGACGTCAACGCGAAGGATTTGACAGGGTGGACTCCCCTGCATGCCGCAGCATTCAAAGGCAACATGCAAATCGTTCGCCTTCTCCTTGAAAAAGGCGCGGTCGCTGAGCCATCGACCTGGTTTTTGGAAAGTCCGTGGGTCATGGCAGAGGAATTGGGATATCTGGTAATCGTTCCCATATTGAAACAAGCTGAATGGCAAACGGTGGCAAGCCCCCTGCCCTGCATCCCCGAGGATTTCGTCACGAATAACGCCCTCATGACCGCATCTTCTCAACACGTTTGTTAA
- a CDS encoding Spy/CpxP family protein refolding chaperone yields the protein MKHSLEHQITHAGQQPWLCRMMIAGLFSSAMIFGAGAAWADGDGHGYGHDPKSHLEKLTKKLDLTKEQQDKILPIIEEKHQKMEGLHQQMKDMRKQAMAKIEAELTPEQQAKWKEMQEEREAKMKEYKEKHGKDGDKKGKHGKGEKHD from the coding sequence ATGAAGCATTCACTCGAACACCAGATTACCCATGCCGGCCAACAACCATGGCTGTGCCGAATGATGATCGCCGGATTGTTCAGCAGCGCGATGATTTTTGGTGCCGGAGCAGCCTGGGCGGATGGAGACGGTCATGGTTACGGGCATGATCCGAAATCTCATCTGGAGAAACTCACGAAGAAGCTGGATCTCACGAAAGAACAACAGGACAAGATTCTCCCCATCATTGAGGAGAAGCACCAGAAGATGGAGGGGCTTCACCAACAAATGAAGGACATGCGCAAACAGGCCATGGCAAAAATTGAGGCCGAACTGACACCGGAACAACAAGCGAAATGGAAGGAAATGCAAGAAGAACGGGAAGCCAAGATGAAGGAATACAAAGAAAAGCATGGCAAAGATGGTGACAAAAAAGGCAAACACGGCAAGGGCGAAAAGCATGATTAA
- a CDS encoding HIT family protein, producing MTEPSCKICVGAWPFTDHYIVDCGLTRAFVFEDQFFAGWTVLVLKDHASELFDLSRDARGMLMEEVTHVAQILTQVFDAKKINYELLGNQVSHIHWHLIPRLKTDPDPLKPVWCVPHEAVRLSAEQLSERVHLLRSALRIDPNQPL from the coding sequence GTGACTGAGCCATCTTGCAAAATATGTGTTGGAGCATGGCCGTTCACAGATCATTATATTGTCGATTGTGGTCTGACCAGAGCGTTTGTGTTTGAGGACCAGTTTTTTGCGGGCTGGACCGTATTGGTGTTGAAAGACCATGCTTCAGAACTGTTTGATTTATCCAGAGATGCGCGTGGCATGTTGATGGAGGAAGTCACCCACGTGGCGCAGATACTGACACAGGTATTTGACGCGAAGAAGATCAACTATGAACTGCTCGGGAATCAGGTGTCTCACATCCATTGGCATCTGATTCCAAGGCTCAAGACCGATCCCGATCCGTTGAAACCGGTGTGGTGTGTGCCGCATGAGGCTGTTCGGCTTTCCGCTGAACAGTTGTCCGAACGGGTCCACCTTCTTCGGTCGGCTTTGCGCATTGATCCCAACCAACCCCTCTAG
- a CDS encoding dioxygenase family protein has translation MTIEPHNLSRRTLLKRGMGIFGLFAGGLISSSSLAEILKEPTPRQSLGPFFPDEGDPIDAIRENHGIGIPISQANDQDLTFVKGRRGKAKGKVIYLRGKVLSAKTGKAIPHTVIIMWSASASGRYNHKKDDGMLRFPHPTTGEIIHRTYDAYFQYWGRAVTNEQGDYWFKTIVPGFYPIDLEAGLYRPSHLHFQLFPPEHQKLVTQLYFRGDQIPNNELNQKLLPMDVVILDAGLTTIDLERVIVDYAPDASGEISDGLVGHYDFLVPN, from the coding sequence ATGACAATAGAACCGCATAACTTGTCTAGAAGAACCCTGTTAAAGCGGGGGATGGGCATCTTCGGCTTGTTCGCTGGAGGCCTTATTAGCTCCTCCAGCCTTGCAGAAATACTCAAGGAACCAACTCCCCGTCAATCCCTGGGGCCATTTTTCCCCGACGAGGGAGACCCGATAGATGCCATTCGCGAAAACCACGGGATCGGGATTCCCATCAGTCAGGCGAACGATCAGGATCTCACATTTGTCAAAGGTCGCAGGGGAAAAGCCAAAGGAAAGGTCATCTATCTGAGAGGAAAAGTCTTGAGCGCAAAAACCGGAAAGGCGATACCTCACACGGTGATCATCATGTGGAGTGCCTCAGCCTCCGGCCGATACAACCACAAAAAGGATGACGGTATGTTGAGATTTCCCCATCCCACGACCGGAGAAATCATTCACCGGACCTACGATGCGTATTTTCAATACTGGGGACGAGCGGTCACCAATGAGCAGGGAGACTATTGGTTCAAAACCATTGTTCCCGGCTTTTACCCCATTGACCTGGAAGCCGGACTGTACCGCCCTTCCCACCTGCACTTTCAACTGTTCCCTCCAGAGCATCAAAAACTGGTCACCCAGCTCTATTTCCGTGGCGACCAAATACCCAACAATGAACTGAACCAGAAATTACTTCCAATGGATGTGGTCATTTTGGATGCGGGACTCACCACAATCGATTTAGAGAGAGTGATCGTGGACTATGCCCCGGACGCATCGGGAGAGATATCGGATGGCTTGGTCGGTCATTACGATTTTCTGGTGCCAAACTAG
- a CDS encoding glycerophosphodiester phosphodiesterase, which produces MLLRIGHRGAAGHAPENTLAALELAIKYGVDMVEFDVRRTADGALVLLHDDSVDRTTNGVGKIEELSLSVLRALDAGGGERIPLLEEALACLSGRAGAMIELKVRGIAADVCALVKAADFQGTVIYASFFHEELLPVRRLIGDAFTLALIEDVPIPFTAFATAAQATHVGVALNVVTPALVQALQAKDIKVFVYTVDEPDDIARMKRLEVDGIISNFPDRI; this is translated from the coding sequence ATGCTTCTTCGGATTGGACACCGGGGTGCGGCGGGCCATGCGCCTGAGAATACGCTGGCTGCTCTGGAACTGGCGATTAAATATGGTGTCGATATGGTCGAGTTTGATGTCCGGCGAACGGCAGATGGAGCCCTGGTGCTCCTTCATGATGATTCGGTCGACCGGACGACAAACGGGGTGGGGAAAATTGAAGAGTTATCGCTAAGCGTACTTCGGGCATTGGATGCGGGAGGGGGCGAGAGGATTCCTCTCCTTGAAGAAGCTCTCGCCTGTCTCAGTGGACGGGCTGGTGCCATGATTGAACTAAAGGTAAGGGGAATTGCCGCTGACGTCTGCGCTTTGGTGAAGGCCGCTGACTTTCAGGGGACAGTGATTTATGCCTCGTTTTTTCATGAGGAACTGTTACCGGTGAGAAGGTTGATAGGAGATGCTTTCACATTGGCGTTAATCGAAGACGTGCCCATACCTTTCACGGCCTTTGCCACCGCCGCTCAAGCGACCCATGTGGGAGTGGCGTTGAATGTTGTGACGCCTGCGCTTGTACAGGCGCTTCAGGCGAAAGACATCAAAGTATTCGTTTATACGGTTGACGAGCCTGATGATATTGCACGAATGAAGCGGCTGGAGGTCGATGGAATTATTTCCAATTTCCCCGACCGGATCTAA
- a CDS encoding ZIP family metal transporter — MTNTHYEYAILASLLAAGVTTAGLYVIRRFGSWGQYNATYFSCFAAGVMISVAFLHIIPQAFHMNDQAPLYLLAGYLAFHLINRFIHAYVCDSTPDTAIGLIPLLGIGLHSTLDGVVYAITFSVSVLTGTLAGIGMVLHEFPEGIVTYVLLLRSGFTPKKSWLWAFLAAALTTPVGTLLAIPMIHQINETVLGALLAVSAGAFVYVGATHLLPLAEREDRPYSLAAMGGGVAVALGIILTHG; from the coding sequence ATGACGAACACACATTACGAATATGCCATCCTGGCCAGTCTCCTCGCGGCCGGGGTCACGACCGCGGGCCTTTATGTCATTCGTCGGTTTGGATCATGGGGACAATACAATGCCACCTATTTTTCCTGTTTCGCAGCAGGGGTGATGATCTCGGTGGCCTTTCTCCATATCATTCCTCAGGCTTTTCACATGAACGACCAGGCGCCCCTGTATTTGCTGGCGGGCTATCTGGCCTTTCATCTGATCAACCGGTTCATTCATGCCTATGTTTGCGATAGTACTCCCGACACAGCCATTGGATTGATTCCTCTGCTCGGTATCGGCCTGCATTCGACGCTGGATGGGGTCGTGTATGCCATCACGTTTAGCGTCAGCGTCTTAACCGGAACCTTAGCGGGTATCGGTATGGTCTTACATGAGTTTCCCGAAGGGATTGTCACCTATGTATTGTTACTTCGCAGCGGGTTCACTCCAAAAAAGTCATGGCTCTGGGCCTTTCTTGCAGCAGCGCTCACCACACCGGTTGGGACATTGTTGGCCATCCCCATGATCCATCAGATCAATGAGACCGTCCTGGGCGCGTTGCTTGCGGTTTCAGCCGGAGCGTTTGTGTATGTGGGAGCCACGCATCTTCTGCCCTTAGCCGAGCGGGAAGACCGTCCCTACAGTCTGGCAGCCATGGGGGGCGGTGTTGCGGTTGCTCTCGGTATTATCCTTACTCACGGCTAA
- a CDS encoding c-type cytochrome: MRQACRWASGLILALVVSGSQVLAQEHGHQQMMKPRVSADKLAEARALQSPLPSSPDIIEKGKSIYEGKGGCVNCHGVSGRGDGPGAATLNPPPRVLRSHGFWRHRSEGEIFWVIKYGSPGTGMIPFGGMLSDEEIWTVMQYEESFSGGSHGGRGGPQGGGRHQGRGMMRYR, from the coding sequence ATGAGACAGGCATGTCGATGGGCGAGTGGACTCATCTTAGCGCTGGTGGTGAGTGGATCCCAGGTGTTGGCTCAAGAACATGGGCACCAACAGATGATGAAGCCCCGGGTCTCCGCGGACAAGCTGGCTGAAGCCAGAGCGCTGCAGAGCCCGTTGCCGTCCTCACCGGACATTATCGAAAAAGGAAAATCGATATATGAAGGGAAGGGTGGGTGCGTCAATTGTCATGGGGTGAGTGGACGCGGCGATGGCCCGGGTGCGGCGACTCTCAACCCCCCGCCTCGTGTACTCCGGTCACATGGGTTTTGGAGACATCGGTCGGAAGGGGAAATTTTTTGGGTGATCAAATATGGATCGCCGGGGACCGGGATGATTCCTTTTGGTGGAATGCTTTCGGATGAAGAAATATGGACCGTGATGCAATATGAGGAAAGTTTTTCCGGAGGATCCCATGGTGGAAGAGGAGGTCCTCAGGGAGGCGGACGGCACCAGGGCCGGGGCATGATGAGGTATCGCTAA